A portion of the Sphaerochaeta pleomorpha str. Grapes genome contains these proteins:
- the rpoN gene encoding RNA polymerase factor sigma-54 yields MNISNSLSLAQKQQLKLSPQLLQSFELMALPLAELQARIKAEIEANPALELPGMGEISYENYAENARVREQKGQDDTYSDSSSYGSDEGGSYDFEASDRQQKFMENALSTEETLQEHLLSQLGCEQLTDQEYEVGLVFITNFDANGFFTQDPQSLLKTEQLPYSEKVLDVIQRFEPLGVGARNWRESLILQAKAKKITGNDLAILTSLVNDKLELMRANKQQLVAKQLGIELEELESIYSFLKTLTPYPGQSFANGPEAFVIPDLSIHQVEGNLVMKMNNSSLPDLTINAEFESLAQDLGNSREAKETQSYIQHHIKSANDLIFQVRIRNQTLYRVGEILMDYQREFFYNGPQYLRPLTQKTVADILGVHETTISRISTAKYIDTDWGIIAVKKLFSNAVGDEGEEISKNAAKETIRQIIQEHQGTKALSDQKISDLLKERGISVARRTVAKYRNELNIDPSFIRGTN; encoded by the coding sequence ATGAATATATCCAACTCCCTATCCCTTGCCCAGAAACAACAGCTGAAACTCAGTCCCCAGCTTTTACAATCCTTTGAGTTGATGGCCCTTCCCTTGGCCGAACTCCAAGCACGGATTAAGGCGGAGATTGAGGCAAACCCAGCCCTTGAGCTTCCTGGCATGGGTGAAATTTCCTATGAGAACTATGCAGAGAATGCAAGGGTACGCGAGCAAAAAGGCCAGGACGATACCTATTCCGATTCCTCCAGTTATGGAAGCGATGAGGGGGGAAGTTATGATTTTGAAGCTTCGGATAGGCAACAGAAATTCATGGAAAATGCTCTCAGTACAGAAGAAACACTACAAGAACATCTTTTGAGCCAACTCGGATGTGAACAGTTGACTGACCAGGAATATGAGGTAGGGCTTGTCTTCATTACCAATTTCGATGCCAACGGTTTTTTCACACAGGATCCACAATCCCTACTGAAAACCGAACAATTGCCCTATAGTGAAAAAGTCTTGGATGTAATCCAGCGCTTCGAGCCTTTAGGGGTCGGGGCCAGAAACTGGAGGGAATCGTTGATCCTTCAGGCAAAAGCAAAGAAAATCACTGGAAACGACCTTGCAATCCTAACCAGCCTGGTCAACGACAAATTGGAACTGATGAGGGCAAACAAACAACAATTGGTTGCCAAACAACTGGGGATTGAGCTAGAGGAACTGGAGAGCATCTATTCGTTTCTCAAGACGTTGACGCCCTACCCGGGGCAGTCCTTCGCCAACGGACCCGAGGCTTTTGTCATTCCGGACCTCTCCATTCATCAGGTTGAAGGGAATCTGGTGATGAAAATGAATAACTCATCCCTTCCAGACCTTACCATCAATGCCGAATTCGAATCATTGGCCCAAGATCTTGGAAACAGCAGGGAAGCCAAGGAAACCCAATCGTATATCCAACACCATATCAAAAGTGCCAACGATTTGATTTTCCAAGTCCGTATCAGAAACCAGACGCTCTACAGGGTCGGGGAAATCCTGATGGATTACCAACGGGAATTCTTTTACAATGGACCGCAATATCTGAGGCCTTTGACCCAGAAAACAGTTGCTGACATCCTGGGAGTCCACGAGACTACCATCAGCCGGATATCCACGGCAAAATATATCGATACCGACTGGGGTATCATCGCCGTGAAAAAGCTATTCAGCAATGCAGTAGGCGATGAGGGTGAAGAGATTTCCAAAAATGCCGCAAAGGAAACTATCAGGCAGATTATCCAGGAGCACCAGGGCACGAAGGCCCTTTCAGACCAGAAAATCTCTGACCTGCTCAAGGAACGGGGAATATCAGTTGCAAGGCGAACCGTTGCCAAATACCGGAATGAGTTGAACATCGACCCTTCGTTTATCCGGGGGACAAACTAG
- a CDS encoding HPF/RaiA family ribosome-associated protein — protein MTIVKGGLMNLTVRGIRYNPSDETRAFLDKKLEKLHFAEDYLHDLDIVITREPLGQGYHLDAKLHFSWGTIKMVSYDCYELFEGIELIADKIEATARKEKGKIKEH, from the coding sequence ATGACCATAGTCAAAGGAGGGCTTATGAATTTGACAGTCAGAGGCATCCGTTACAACCCTAGTGACGAGACCCGTGCATTTTTAGACAAGAAATTGGAAAAACTGCATTTCGCGGAGGATTATCTGCATGATTTGGATATTGTAATCACCAGGGAACCTTTGGGCCAAGGGTATCATTTGGATGCGAAGCTCCATTTTTCATGGGGGACAATCAAGATGGTCAGCTACGATTGCTATGAATTGTTTGAAGGAATCGAGTTGATCGCGGATAAGATCGAAGCCACTGCCCGAAAGGAGAAAGGGAAGATTAAAGAACATTGA
- the hprK gene encoding HPr(Ser) kinase/phosphatase, translated as MSDFTVLDLLDLDLKEHNHLSLSCIGGRAGLSRKITTSKISRPGLPLSGFFDEFSNNSIQVFGRGEQVYISKLEREKNLSSLEKLFSYDIPCCVFCDDGTPSDSLLALAEQSGTAVLSTPLISSDFSRRLYQTLDEVFAPTQTIHGVLVEVYGIGVLITGESGVGKSETALELIERGHRLISDDTVRLRNISDNYLIGMGENPLLAHHMEIRGLGIINLANLFGVGAIRDRKQVQLSVHLEEWEADKNYDRVGESSLNDTYLGISIPMVVIPVKPGRNIPVIIETAARNERLKKLGYYSAKEFDQSVLKWLESESARKMYYINEETL; from the coding sequence ATGTCAGATTTTACCGTCCTTGACCTTTTAGACTTGGACCTAAAGGAACACAACCACCTCAGCCTGAGCTGTATCGGGGGCAGGGCCGGACTTTCCAGAAAGATTACGACCAGTAAAATAAGCCGTCCCGGATTACCTCTCAGCGGGTTCTTTGATGAATTCAGTAATAATAGCATCCAGGTGTTCGGCCGTGGAGAACAGGTATATATATCCAAACTGGAACGCGAGAAAAACCTTTCAAGTCTGGAGAAACTCTTCAGCTATGACATTCCCTGCTGCGTATTCTGTGATGACGGAACCCCCAGTGACAGCCTGCTTGCCCTTGCCGAACAATCAGGGACTGCGGTTTTATCAACACCTTTGATTTCTTCCGATTTCTCAAGGAGGCTCTACCAGACCCTCGATGAGGTTTTTGCGCCGACGCAGACAATCCATGGCGTTTTGGTCGAAGTCTATGGAATCGGGGTACTCATCACCGGGGAAAGCGGAGTCGGGAAAAGTGAGACAGCCCTGGAATTGATTGAACGCGGACACCGGCTGATCAGTGACGATACCGTACGATTGAGAAATATCAGCGACAACTATCTTATCGGCATGGGTGAAAACCCGTTGCTTGCCCACCACATGGAAATCAGGGGACTGGGGATTATCAACCTCGCCAACCTTTTCGGGGTAGGTGCAATCCGGGATCGGAAACAGGTACAACTGTCCGTACACCTCGAGGAATGGGAAGCTGACAAGAACTATGACCGGGTCGGTGAAAGCAGCTTGAATGATACGTACCTTGGAATTTCCATCCCCATGGTGGTCATCCCGGTAAAGCCGGGAAGAAACATCCCTGTCATTATCGAAACCGCAGCCCGTAATGAAAGGCTGAAAAAATTAGGCTACTACTCTGCCAAGGAATTTGACCAAAGTGTACTCAAATGGCTGGAAAGTGAGTCTGCAAGAAAAATGTACTACATCAACGAGGAGACACTTTGA